In Canis lupus dingo isolate Sandy chromosome 33, ASM325472v2, whole genome shotgun sequence, a single genomic region encodes these proteins:
- the LOC112641101 gene encoding LOW QUALITY PROTEIN: adrenocortical dysplasia protein homolog (The sequence of the model RefSeq protein was modified relative to this genomic sequence to represent the inferred CDS: deleted 1 base in 1 codon), producing MAILFMSSLGTDKDNQEQRLTASPTPPVMIDGCFPAVATQDPTSAMNLDFPIHIIPDLQRTETTEVFENAGRRWHLTNLFLRVVLTGPCTAPPLTRWASTRYRAAGEAVYTVPSSWLHISENDQRVLSSLGPGPRAQAPELPPPDPALQDLSLTIISPSSPTSSGTPALPSHVSSEESGASISLLPALSLAASDLVQKSSSQAVPAICSAHGPLPPGSPHSNPVPSSPLLSCTPSLSSLGHVSSPHQATVTKAQKPSLEFKELGLPLKNWHHSPRTKNATGALESSPVWDPPKRHRDGSAFQYEYEPPCTSLCAQVQAVRLPPQLVAWALHFLMEPQPESELTQV from the exons CCTCACCCACCCCGCCTGTGATGATTGACGGTTGCTTCCCGGCTGTTGCCACCCAAGATCCAACAAGCGCCATGAACTTAGATTTCCCAATTCATATCATTCCTGACCTACAGAGAACAGAGACCACAGAGGTCTTCGAAAATGCTGGACGTCGATGGCACCTCACAAATCTATTTCTCAGAGTTGTGCTGACGG GCCCTTGCACAGCG CCCCCACTCACCCGCTGGGCCTCCACCCGCTATAGGGCTGCGGGAGAAGCTGTGTACactgtccccagctcctggctgCACATCTCGGAGAATGACCAGCGAGTTCTGAGCTCTctgggcccaggccccagggcccaggctccagagctgcccccacCAGACCCAGCTTTGCAGGACCTATCGCTGACTATCATCTCTCCTTCCTCACCTACTTCCTCAGGAACCCCAGCTTTACCCAGCCACGTGTCCTCAGAGGAAAGTGGTGCCAGCATCAGCCTTCTGCCTGCCCTGTCCTTGGCAGCTTCAGACCTAGTGCAGAAGAGCAGCTCCCAGGCTGTACCAGCCATCTGTTCAGCCCatggccccctgccccctggctccCCACACTCTAACCCTGTACCCAGTTCCCCACTCCTGAGCTGCACCCCAAGTCTGTCATCCCTTGGCCATGTATCCAGCCCACATCAGGCCACTGTGACCAAGGCCCAGAAACCCAGCCTGGAGTTCAAGGAGCTAGGGTTGCCCCTCAAGAACTGGCATCACTCTCCAAGGACAAAAAACGCCACAGGAGCCCTGGAATCCAGTCCCGTTTGGGACCCTCCAAAGAGGCATCGTGATGGTTCCGCCTTCCAGTATGAGTACGAGCCACCCTGCACCTCCCTGTGTGCCCAAGTCCAAGCTGTCAGGCTTCCTCCCCAGCTCGTGGCCTGGGCCTTGCACTTTCTGATGGAGCCACAGCCGGAGTCTGAGCTAACCCAGGTGTAA